In Pirellulales bacterium, one genomic interval encodes:
- the mscL gene encoding large conductance mechanosensitive channel protein MscL — MKLWDEFKAFAFKGNMIDLALAVVIGGAFGGVVNSLVKDIIMPIVGHIVPNEAGYLGWKVWGIKIGSFLGELVNFLIIAAAVFLVIVKLVGSVVKKPEPPSGPPMKECPMCCSNIPVKARKCAHCTADLA, encoded by the coding sequence ATGAAACTTTGGGATGAATTCAAGGCATTTGCCTTTAAGGGCAATATGATCGACTTGGCGCTGGCCGTGGTGATCGGCGGGGCGTTTGGCGGCGTGGTGAATTCGCTCGTCAAAGATATCATCATGCCGATTGTCGGCCATATCGTTCCGAATGAAGCCGGCTATCTAGGCTGGAAGGTGTGGGGCATCAAAATCGGAAGCTTTCTTGGCGAACTGGTCAATTTCCTGATCATCGCCGCGGCCGTTTTTCTCGTCATCGTGAAGCTCGTCGGCAGCGTGGTGAAGAAGCCGGAGCCTCCCTCAGGTCCGCCGATGAAGGAATGCCCGATGTGCTGCTCGAACATCCCCGTGAAAGCCCGCAAATGCGCCCACTGCACGGCCGACCTGGCGTGA